GCTGTGACAagctgggattctctcccagagGGCTCTCACTCAAGGAGAGTGGCTTCTTTTTAGCGAGAGGACAGTTGTATGTGAAACTCCCAAATGCGAGGGGGACTAAGGCAAAGATACTGGGGGCGAAGTAAGAACAGGTGCTCACTGGCTCAGTCCTCTCCTCCCTCCGCCCCCAAGTGATGCACCTCTGAGCAATACCTCAAGGCCCAGGCAGGGTAGGAGAGGCGGGCTCTGCAGCCGTCTGGGTCCGgggccagcccctcctccccccccctcccctgctgctcccctgctgcTCCCCTGGGGCCAGCCTCCAGGATGGGTGGGGCACCCAGAGGCGGCCGGGGTTGCTTGGTTTCTGGCTTGACCTTTCTTCTAGGCAGGAGGACAAGTGGGAAAAGGGCACCACACTGGGGGACCTCAGAGGGCTACCCGGGGCCAGCCCTGTCCCTGTTTCCCCTCAACAGGGTTCTCTTGCTCACAGACTGAGGAAGAATCATGACTCACTTCCTGCCTCAGTCTGCACAAGTATTGTTCTCCCAAACGTGGCTGGTGCTGGTGGGGCTACCCCAGGGTGGCCCGGATCAATCTCAGCTTTTGGGGAGGGAAGTTCCCACTCGGAGAGGGAGCCAGCCAGACAGCTTCCCGGCCCGACTTCCGGGACCTCACGTTCTAACCCGAGTGTCCGGTTTTGGCAGCGTTTGCTAGGGTAGCCGAGTGGCGCCTTCGCGCGTGAACTGAATATCATCTCCATCCTACGGAGGTCGAAGAGcagtctctgcccatccctccctgctccctgtgaGATTACATCCATCCCAGTAAATGGAGGCTCTGAGAATTAAGGAACTCGTCTAAGGTGGCGTGGCATAAAATGACtgctgcggtggggggggggggggggtgtcgcggggcacctgggtggctcagttggcccagcttctgactttggctccagtcatgatctcacggtttatgggttcgagccccacatcgggctctgcactctgagcgaggagcgtgctttggattctctgtcccctcgctctctgcccctcccccacctgcactttctctgtctctcaaaataaataaataaaaacttaaaaaaaaaaaaaaaaagtagtgcaTCAGGGATCTGGGCCCAGGCTGACATGCCACGTAGTTACCTTAGGGAtatcacttgacctctctgggcctcagtttcctcttctgtaaaacgtAGACAGCGCTACATAAAAGGTGCCAAAGGAAGATGTATTGCACCCACCTGGTGGGGTTGGTGGTGAGGAAGAAATAAGTTAACACATGGAAAGAGCCGAGAATAGCACCAGACTCACAGTGAGCGCTTGGCGGTGTATCTTTTCAtcattacccccccccccacgcacccCCCACCGTGTTCAGGAGGCCATGGGGTGACACTGAGGTGCCAGGTAATCTCAGCAGGAATGGATGGGCAGAGGCTGCTCTTCGACCTTGAAACAACCCAGCCTGGGGAGCTCTTGGCCAcatttcccctcttttctttctcagctcAAGCAGTGGTGGCCTCAGCCAAGTAGCACAGACGTTTTCTAGggcagggacccagggagggagagaagccgGTTGGTATGTTGCAAAGTAGCTCAGTTTCAGGCTCCGCCAAAGCCCCAGATCTCGTCCAGGCTCTGGGGCCTGCCAGTTGggggcaaattatttaaactttgtgctcctcagtttccttatctgtaaaatgggattaccAATGTCGGCCTGGAAGCATTATGTAGATTAAATGCTGTGCGGAAGGAGATAATAATGTAAAGTGACTGTCCTGGTGTCTGGCAGGCGGTtggtgtttgaaaaaaaaaaaaaagttaaaaaaaaaattaaaaggcgtGGGCTGACTGGTTCAGCTTATCCACCTGTCTATATAGATGCAAACAGTCGTGACTCCTCCAACAGTAGGCCTTGGGAAGGTGTGCCCCATCTCGGTGAAGTCCGACCTTAGGGGGAGCTACCCCAGGTGGGTCACCGCAGGACACTTAACCGGGTCATGCCCAAATTCAATTCGTGGCTCAGGAATGAGGCAGTCgtggcgtggggggtggggagagggccagCTCCCCCACAATCCAGCCGAGACCGAGCTCCGCGTGCCTCCTCAAGCCCGCGGCAGCCCGCGCCCAGGGTTCCGAGTCCGGGTCTCCGCGGCCGCCTGCGCCTGCCCCGGGAGCTCGTGGCGCTCAGAGCCGAGCCCGGCGGCGGGAGcgcgggcggcggggccggggttgggggtggcgggggacGCGCCCGGCGGCCGCCAGGGCTTTGGGATCGCCGGCTCCACTTCCTACCTGCCCCTACCGGGCGCCGGAGGCAGCGGCCGCCCCAGAAGGCCGCAGGGCCCGGGctcggggcccggggcccggcgCCCCGGGCGCGCGGCGCCGGCGCTCCGCACGCGGGCCGGGGCGCGGGCGGCATGGGCGGCGCGgcgggccggcggcggcggcggcggcggcggcggcggcccgggaGCGCGGAGGTGGCGCCgcgagggggaggggcgcggcggcggaggaggaggagcccgGGCCGCCGCAGCCGCTGACAGCCGCCGGAGTAAACAAGCCGCGCCGCCGCGGCCCGGCCGCTGCCCCCGCCCGAGCCGGAGCCCGAGCCCAGGCCGAGCCCTGCCCTGGTCGCCGGCCGGGCCGAGGCCGCCCGCCGCGCCTCCCCGCCTCCGCGCGGTGACGCTGCTGCTGGGCGCGGGGACGGCGCCGAGCCCAGGCCCCCGCCGCCGGGCTCTCCGCTCGGCCGAGGGGCGCCCGAGCCGCCGCGGCGCTCGCCTGGAAAAGTTACCCGCCCGGGCTCCCTCGGGTAAGCAGGAGGGCGCGGGGCCCGGGGAGGCGGCGCGCCGGGGCGGCCGGGGCGGCCGGGGCCCGGAGGGAGCTGGCCGGCCTGGGCCGCTGTGCGCGCGGAGCGGGCTCCGCGGCCCCGGCCGGGGAGGGTCGGGGCCGCCCTGACccgggcccccaggcccccaggcccccaggccccggCCGCCCGCCCGGCTTTCGGAACTGGCTCGGGGGCCGGCCCGAGGGTGGAGCCGCGGGGAGCAGGAAGGGCGCCGCGCAGCCCACCTGAGCGCGCCGGGCCCGGCTCGGccgccggcccccggccccctgcccgTGCCGGTACTTTTCCGCTTGGGGCCGGGGCGAGCCCTCTGACCTCAGGAAGCGTCTGCGGGGGCCCCCGCTGGGGGCGGGATGGGGAGAGAATTCCAGAGGCGCCGGGTGCTCCCGCCTCCCCGCCGGCCGCCGGGGGCCGCCGCCGGCTCGCCCACTCCGCGGCCCGGGAGGGGAGGAACGAACAGCCGGGGCCGCGGGGACCGTTCCCGGCCCGGCCTCGCCGCCGCCCGCGCACCTGGGCGACGGAGACTCAGGTGCGGGTTCCGCGGGCTCCGGGAGGCCGGCTCAGGTAGGTTCCGGGGCTCCCTCCCGCCGAGGCCTGGCCCAGGCCCCCGCTGCCCCCGTGGGGTGGCTGGACTGCGGGGCCGCCCGCTTGCCAGACAGGTCCGACAGCGGTCACTGGTCAGTACCTGCTGTCCCCGAGCTCCTGGGGGTGCAGACCCTGGCCGCGGGAAGgtgttgggattctgtgtttgATTTGGGAAGTGTGAGGAGAACCCAGGTGCCGTGGCCTAGTGAGGGCTGGGCAGCTGCGGGCCAGGTGTGGACAACAGCATAGGAGGGTAGCCAAAGCTGGCCGCGgctcagagcagagcagagcagccCATATTGGACTGTTTCCTACATTGAGCTTCCACATAAAATTCGATTTTCTAAAATGGAttatatggctttaaaaaaaaaaaaaagtttgtaaaccTCGGATCTAGCAGTTTTTACcaccaaggaaactgaggcccaccaAGGAAACGGAGAAAGTGACTTGCTTGAGATCACACAGCAAATGAGTCGTTGAGCAGGGACTGGAGACCAGAATTTCAAGAGAGCCTTTCAAGTTGCCTGTAACAGGCCCTGGCTTGGGGTCTCTGCTGGAAAAGAGAGACTGGATCGGGTTTCCCAGACAGCCCCTGTCCACACCAGAGCCTCAGTGCCTGAGCACCAGCAACGCTGCCTGGGGGGTAGGCTCAGTTTGATGCTTCAGACTGGCTGTCTGTGTCAGAGGTTCCTGGGACCAGAGAAAGGGCTTCGCCTGAGACCACAGCCAGAAAGAGCACTCCCATCTCTGTCTGTGGCCACAGCCCAGAGCCGAGTCCCATGTGAGAGGGCATCACGGGAGGCTAGAAATACAGCAAGCCTCTGGGTTGAAGCTGAACTGGGACTCATAGGGTGAGTCAGAgtctgggatgggggtggggagaagcccattcattcattgttcTCAGCGCCTgctgtttggggaggggggatctTCCCCTCATCCAGGATGCTGAGCTAGGGCTGTCTAGGGGCTTGGGGGCTCCACGGGGAGCTATATCCATCCACCCCGTGGCGAGGGATGCTGtgcagagggaggcaggccctTTCCTGGGAGATTGTTTGGTtgtgcctgaagcctgctttctTTTTGGGTGCTGCAGGGTAATTAAATAGTTGGTTAATCACCTCTAACGTCAGCCAGCTGCAGCCCCATTCACCGTGTGCTGGAAGCTGGGCTGGACCCAGGGAAGCAGGGTCTTGGTTTGGGGGCTTCAGCAGGGCTCACGGCACTGTGGTCGGGGGCAGCTCCACTTGCCATCTGGACCCAAGAGGCAGCTCTTGCAACGGcaagaagggggagaagaggcCTTGTTTCTATctggctctgccccccccccccccccaccattgctAAGACTGGCTTTCTGGAACTTGGAAGTCCAAGGCATCGTGGGTCTGTGGCTTCCAGGCCTGTCCTGGAGCCCCATGGACTCTGCCCGGGTTGAGGAGGGGCTGCGTTGTGAGTGCCCCCTGCCATCAGCTGTCAGGTTATTTTGGTGTAAACTTAAAATACCCTGGGAATTGTGTGTTGAGTCCCTCCCAGCCTGCAGGGTGGGACTGCAGGGGGACCAGCCAGGGAGGCCAGTTGTGGCTGAGGGTAGCCAGCCCCTGGAGAACTGAGGCTTCCCGGTGGCGAGGGTGGTGAGCGAGCCTGCCCCGCTCCCCACGGCCTGGGGGAGCTGTGGGGAGCTTCCCTTTTGCCGCCTGGCAAGAGTGGCCTCCTTTGGGGCTGGGAGTGGTGGGGGCATCCGGGACCCTGTgggcaggctctctgctctctgagCTTGGCACTGAGACAGGATACCCCCAGCAGCCCTGCTGGGGCCTCCCccagcttctccccaccccaggggctTGGCTTCTGGCTAGTCAGGGGCCCTATGTGGGGGCAGTTATGTGGCCCCGGGCAGAGAGGTCCCGCTGTCTGTTTGCTGAAGGAGGAAAAACAACACGCAGACTATTGATTCAGCCTCACCTTGGCGCTCCTGGCTCAGCAGCCAGTGTTTGCCCTGGCTGCCTGGGCTCGGATTACGCAAGGCTGGTGGGCGTGGAGTTCCAGGGGGCTGCTGGGGGGCCTCTGCGCCcaggcctgggcagggctgggcggCCCCAGCGTTCCCCAGGAAACAGCCTGAAAGGAGTCTGGGTCCCCGGTTTTGCTGATGGCCACCAGTCTGGAGTCTGTCCGTGGAGGGAGGTGAAGCCACTGGGATCCCCTGTGCTCAGCCCCCAAAGCCCCATCCCTCCTATGGTCGCCCACTGTTTCTTCCCAGGGGCTGTGGGGCTTTGCAGGTAATTCTTTGTGGCTGGGTCTGCTTTGCTGAACCAAGAAACCCTGGTGAGCCGGGtagacatccccccccccccattcaaaaagtttgaaaagccaacattttatttctttgtacaaTGTACCTAGGTAATTTGGAAAATCTACAatgatacaaagaagaaaataacaattacTTGTAACCGTCACCATCTTGAGAGAATCATTGTTAACGTTTTTGCATGCAGCCcttccagattttgttttgtggttctatataaatatacacgtataaatagttatttaaaaacaaaatggggtCATGTGTGCGTACTGCTTCATAACCCATCCTTTTCGCTTTGATTGTGGTGAACATTTATTCAGTTGTTGTTTCTGATTCTGAGTGACTCAAGCTTGATACACTTCATCCCACTTCCATATTCTTGTGTGGAGAGAGGCtgaggaggtgtgtgtgtgtgtgtgtgtgtgtgtgtgtgtgtgtatggggggcccgtctggctggctggctcaccGACCTTGGGGGGCTGGATTttcacccctctcccctgggCCCCTTTTCAAGCCTAGATTGtgccatggggtggggggggaaggcagCTTTAGCACATGGCCGGGGAGGCACTGACggtcttcccctcttcctcccttgtcCCCCTCAGGGCCGgcagccctcctcccctgcccacagccctgccctgctcGGCCCCATGCCCCCGCCAGTCAGCCCCGGGCCACAGGCAGCAAGCAGGCACGCGGGAGCCGAGGCCCTGTGACCAGGCCAAGGAGACGGGGGCTCCGGGGTCCCGGCCACCTGTCCCCCCCATGGAGCTGAGGCCCTGGTTGCTATGGGTGGTAGCAGCAGCGGGAGCCTTGGTCCTGCTGGCGGCCGATGCCTGCGGCCAGAAGGTCTACACCAACACCTGGGCTGTGCACATTCCCGGAGGCCCAGCCGTGGCTGACAGCCTGGCACGAAAGCATGGCTTCCTCAACTTGGGCCAGGTAGGCGCCCTCACTGCCCGCTGGCCTGGGCATACGACACTGCCGGGGGTGGGGTCAGTGAGGGCAGGGGTTCAGGCACCGGGACCAGGAACTGTGGGGCTTACCTGGGTAGCAGGCGTGTTCTGGGTGGCGAGGGGGATGGGAGCGGTGGCTCGTCCTGCCCTTGGGCTTCCGACATAGGTTGTTTGGAGAGCCGGGGTATCCCAGGGAGATAgagtccctctctgtcccttgcacCTCCTTGCCGGGTCCTGGGCAGGCAGCAGATGCCCTACCAGCCCCTGCCGCCGTGAGCCTCCCGTGAGCAGCCGGTCGTCCACCCCCATCCGCTCCCTCCCCGGGGGACTGACAGATGGAAAGCCCAGCTCAGTCTCCCTGCTCTGTTGCAGATCTTCGGCGACTATTACCACTTCTGGCATCGAGCGGTGACAAAGCGGTCCCTGTCGCCTCACCGCCCGCGGCACAGCCGGCTGCAGAGGGAGCCTCAAGTGAGTGCGGCCCCAGCCCTGCTTGCCTGccacccttcccttcctgctctctggAGCCGCTCCAGTCCTCCGCCCacaccatccctccctccctccctccctccctcacaggTACAGTGGCTGGAGCAGCAGGTGGCAAAGCGAAGGACCAAACGGGATGTGTACCAGGAGCCCACGGACCCCAAGTTTCCCCAGCAGTGGTACCTGGTACATTGCCTCCTCGGGGCCTGGGTCCTCCTCTCCCCGCTGCATCCATCCAGCCCCCGAAGGGTCTCGTGGGAGGGCAAGGCTGACTTGGAGGCCTCCcctcattcctcctcctcctctctacGGAGCACTGTCTCCCTAGCGCTTCCTGCTGAGCCTGGAGGTTGCCCTTCCAGAGTTTTTTACGCTCCCATGGAGCCCAGACAGCCAGTGGCAGTGTTTCAGGAGCAGGGGGCGGGTGGAGAAAGAGGttttgggggtggtggagggatTATTCGGGGTACCCCTAAGCTCACACGGCCAGCCGCGTCTTCTAAGTGCCGGGGTGACGGGGGCGGGTGTCCCTGCAGTCTGGCGTCACCCAGCGGGACCTGAACGTGAAGGAGGCCTGGGCTCAGGGCTACACGGGGCACGGCATTGTGGTCTCCATCCTGGACGATGGCATCGAGAAGAACCACCCAGACTTGGCAGGCAATTAtgtgaggaggtgggggagggaggcagtgacCCCTGTTGAGGGGTGTCTCGGGGCTGTCCTGCTGTGCCAGTGCGGTCAGACCGTTCCTGACGACGGCCACGTCCTCTCCAGGATCCCGGGGCCAGCTTCGATGTCAATGACCAGGACCCTGACCCCCAGCCTCGGTACACACAGATGAATGACAACCGGTAAGAAACGGCAGGTCCCTGGCCTCCGCCTCAGTTCTCCTCTCTGCCACTGAGGAGGCAGGGCCGGGCCTGGGTTAAGACACCCCCTCCGAAGAGGCTGAAGTTTCTGTTTTGCTCAAAGCCGAGGTGGCCACAGAGTGGAGAATGTGGGAGGGGACCGTGCACACAGGCAGGACGGCGCTCTCGGCCGGAGGGGTGGGCCGACCCGTCCTGTTCCTGAGGCCTCACCTGCTCTGTCGGCCGCTAACATCCTGCTCTTGGCCCCTGACAGGCACGGCACACGGTGTGCGGGCGAGGTAGCCGCGGTAGCCAACAACGGTGTCTGTGGCGTAGGCGTGGCCTACAACGCCCGCATCGGAGGTGGGTGTGGGCCTTGGCCACCCTGTCCTTTGGGAGGGCCCTTCGGGTGGGGCTTTCTCCACCCACTTCCCATCTGACCAGTGCCCGTCGCCTTCCCCCTGTGGATCCTTTCGGCCACGTGGCGATTCCTTAGAGGGTTCTCGACAGCTCAGAGAGCCGAGCCGTGGGACAGGATGAGTGTTTCTCAGCCGGGGCCTCCCTAAATCCTCTCCACCCCCTCTGAGTCCTTACATGGCAGGCCTTGGTCACCACACTCCTCCGGGAACCCAGAGGCTCGTCTTAAGCCAGGGTGTGTGGTCGAGGGCAGGGtgcactctttttgtttttttcccttccggGTCTCGtctaggagaggcagagaggcaggccaGGGGGTTAGGGGCTTGGGGTTTCCCAGCAccagcctctgccctccccctgcccgtcCTGTGGGTACAGGGCTGGGGGTGCTCCAGGGGGTGCCCCTGGCAGCTAGACCCACGCAgcatccctctccccacccccctctgcggCCAGGGGTGCGCATGCTGGATGGCGAGGTGACGGACGCGGTGGAGGCGCGTTCGCTGGGCCTGAACCCCAACCACATCCACATCTACAGTGCCAGCTGGGGCCCCGAGGACGATGGCAAAACCGTGGATGGGCCTGCCCGCCTGGCTGAGGAGGCCTTCTTCCGGGGGGTCAGCCAGGTGAGGTGGGGAGGCCAGGCCCAGCCTCTCGGGGGCAAGCTGGGCGTTGTCTTTTCCATAgctttcttcctgtgttttttggttcctgtttgtttattcttgtgtcaaattgtcattttttaaaaagtgttttttagcgttcatttatttttgagaaagagagggagaaaacacatgagcaggggaggggcagagagagggggcgggaagacacagaatccgaagcaggatccaggctctgagcagtcagcacagagcccgatgcggggctcaaacccacgaaacatgagatcgtgacccgagctgaagatggacagtcaactgactgagccacccaggcacccccaattttaATCTTATACAAGGCGTATTTATTACAATGTTGAAGGACTAggacagaaaaggggaaaatcaGTGAAGATGACCCATCGCTCCAGCCTCTGGAATCACCACTCCGGGCACTTTGAGTCGTAACCTGGGTCTGTTTTTCTGCGCACAGGCGACATACTTGTATGTGTATCTGATCCGTCAGGGATCTCCCAGGCCGCGGGACGGTGTTGGGCGTGTGCAGAGACAGGCCCTTGAGAATGAAGCCCCAGCCTCCCCAGTCTCTGGCAGCACCTTCCCAccaggcctccctcccccaggtccTGTCTCCGAGTGACCCTGGCCCGCTCTGTTCACAGGGCCGCGGGGGTCTGGGCTCCATCTTTGTCTGGGCCTCAGGGAACGGGGGCCGGGAGCATGACAGCTGCAACTGTGACGGCTACACCAACAGCATCTACACGCTGTCCATCAGCAGCGCCACGCAGCTCGGCAACGTGCCCTGGTACAGCGAGGCCTGCTCGTCCACGCTGGCCACCACCTACAGCAGCGGCAACCAGAACGAGAAGCAGATCGTGAGTCTCGCCCTGGGTGGGGACCCTGGGAAAATGCTTGCCTGCTCTGCCCCGGGGCCCACTTTCCAGAACTCGTGCGGCCGGGTGATCGTGGCGGGGGTATCACGGAACGGGAGCTGGCAGGCTCTCTGAGACTGGGCCATGGGGCGGTCTGAAGCCCCTGAGAAGTGTAGCCTCTCCCCAAAGGGATGCGTTGCTCTTACTGGTCCCCAACCTCGAGCTCCACCCCTTGTTCCttgggaaaccgaggcccagagagggccaggCACTGGCCTGTTCACAGCAAGTTAGCAAGGCAGCAGCTGGGACCGTGTGTTAGTTCCCAGGgcctgtgggcagagggagggcaggcaggcagaTGGCCCCTCTTAGTCCCTCCGCCCATCACATTGTCCTCCTGCTAGGTGACCACGGACTTGCGGCAAAAGTGCACGGAGTCTCACACGGGCACCTCGGCCTCTGCCCCCTTGGCAGCCGGCATCATCGCCCTCACCCTGGAAGCCAAGTAAGTGGGTCGGGCCGAGGAGCAACCCTGTCCCCACCAGCACCCCCTGCAGGGCAGCCATCGGTCTGCAACTTCTCTCTGAAGAGGCTGAGCCCTGGCCTGTCCCTCCCGCCTTTGCAGTAAGAACCTCACCTGGCGGGACATGCAGCACCTGGTGGTACAGACCTCGAAGCCAGCCCACCTCAATGCTAACGATTGGGCCACCAACGGCGTGGGCCGGAAAGGTGAGGACAGGGTGGCCCAGTGCTCCAGACCGGGGGAAGGTCGGGGAAGCGCCGCCTCCCAGCTGACCCCACCTTCCCTGCCCCGCAGTGAGCCATTCGTACGGCTACGGGCT
The sequence above is a segment of the Panthera leo isolate Ple1 chromosome B3, P.leo_Ple1_pat1.1, whole genome shotgun sequence genome. Coding sequences within it:
- the FURIN gene encoding LOW QUALITY PROTEIN: furin (The sequence of the model RefSeq protein was modified relative to this genomic sequence to represent the inferred CDS: inserted 1 base in 1 codon), which translates into the protein MELRPWLLWVVAAAGALVLLAADACGQKVYTNTWAVHIPGGPAVADSLARKHGFLNLGQIFGDYYHFWHRAVTKRSLSPHRPRHSRLQREPQVQWLEQQVAKRRTKRDVYQEPTDPKFPQQWYLSGVTQRDLNVKEAWAQGYTGHGIVVSILDDGIEKNHPDLAGNYDPGASFDVNDQDPDPQPRYTQMNDNRHGTRCAGEVAAVANNGVCGVGVAYNARIGGVRMLDGEVTDAVEARSLGLNPNHIHIYSASWGPEDDGKTVDGPARLAEEAFFRGVSQGRGGLGSIFVWASGNGGREHDSCNCDGYTNSIYTLSISSATQLGNVPWYSEACSSTLATTYSSGNQNEKQIVTTDLRQKCTESHTGTSASAPLAAGIIALTLEANKNLTWRDMQHLVVQTSKPAHLNANDWATNGVGRKVSHSYGYGLLDAGAMVTLAQNWTTVXPQRKCIIDILTEPKDIGKRLEVRKMVTACLGEPSHITRLEHAQARLTLSYNRRGDLAIHLVSPMGTRSTLLAARPHDYSADGFNDWAFMTTHSWDEDPSGEWVLEIENTSEANNYGTLTKFTLVLYGTAPEGLHTPPESSGCKTLTSSQACVVCEEGFSLHQKSCVQHCPPGFTPQVLDTHYSTENDVEIIRASVCAPCHASCATCQGLAPTDCLSCPSHASLDPVEQTCSRQSQSSRESPEQQPPRPPPEVEAEPRARAELLPSHLPEVVAGLSCAFIVLVFVTVFLVLQLRSGFSFRGVKVYTMDRGLISYKGLPPEAWQEEGPSDSEEDEGRGERTAFIKDQSAL